The Octopus sinensis unplaced genomic scaffold, ASM634580v1 Contig13460, whole genome shotgun sequence DNA window AACAACTCGCAGGTTGGTATTGCTATGCTTTGAAATGTCACTGATATGAGTTAATCTTTCCAGTTTCCAAATCAAGTCGAGTCGAGCAAGTATGGCACGTGAGTAACCCCTTAGATTGCACGGAACGGAGGCTTCCCCTGAATGTGAAAATGTGTGGCCTTATTATTGCAGTGAGCAACACTCGGAAACCTCGAAAGAAGCGAGGAATGTTTCCGAAGGACGTCATCCTCAAGCTGAGGACGTGGCTGTGTGCGCACATGGAGGTGAGTATTGGCTGCCACGGTCGTAGCATCCCTACCCGACGGAGGACGAGAAGCGCGAGTTGTCTGAGCAAACAAAGCTCACAATTCTGCAAGTGAACAATTGGTATTGTGCCCCACTCAACTCAGGTTCATCAACGCCCGACGACGGGAGTTGCCTCGAATGGTGAAGGGGGCAGTCCCCCCAACCTATCCTGTCTACCCTGCCCCCAGTCGTCCTGCCGAATCATTCGAGTACCATCAGTTCGTGGTCCCCTCAGTGCTTCCCTCGATACCCCATCCGTACTTCCTGGGGTACCCTGAACCCCCTAGTCAGTGGAATTGTTATGACTCGTTTTTATATCGATAATATTAGTGTTAGTACTACATTCGAGATATAGTCTTGACTAGAATTTTAATATTCCCCCCACCCGCCTCACGACTGCCCTGTCTCGCCTCGATTTGGTCCCTGAGTGGGATGATGTCGTCGGGAATGGTGTGGAGGAGGAAGGGGGTGTGAGGGCGTGGGATGTGAGGGGGGGAAGTGGGTGTCTCGAGGGGGACTAGAGAGTGAGTCAGTTAATCAACCAAAGTTGGTGACATGTTCGACGCACTCACTCGAAATAGTCAATTTCCTGTCAAAGAAGTACTGATAGGCACACTCGTCCACCACCAGCAGACTCACACTCCCTTCCCTCCCTTTTATCAGCTCGACCACCTCCTCGTGCTCCATCTTCTCCACATTCACGTCGTTCACCTGCACCACAATGTCCCCCTCCCGCACACCCGCGTCAGCCGCCGGAGAATTGGCAATGACGTTGGCGATGAGGTGCTTGTCCTCGTTCATCACCAATGTGAACCCGAAAGTGCCACCCTCCTTCGCCCTCACTTCGCAATCTCGGGCTGAATACTCGGGGACTCCTTCCAATATCTCCTCCCGCTCTTCCACTATTACTTCTTCATTCTCCTTCACTATTCCATCATCCAAACACTCTGATTCGGGCACTCTCACTCCCTCGGGAACACCCTCAGGCACTCGTTCTAATCCCTCCTCACATTGTTGCACTACTACTTCCTCGGATGTCCCCTCACCCTCGGGCACTCTCTCCAGCACTCCTCCACCTTCTCTTCGCAATATTTTTAGGCGCAGCTTCTTTTTGGATTTTTTGATTTTGGAGAGGGCTTTTTTGTAGGACAACTTGTTGATGTCATATTTATCAATCATCAGCACTTTGTCCCCTTCCTGCAGTCCTGACATTTCCGCCGGACTTTGAGGGACGATGTTCGAGATGCGTTGACTCTTTGTTTCCTCGTCCTCAATCAGCCCAAACCCGAACCCCTCCTTGCACGCATCCAAGTTGAGTAAAATCTCCGTCATTGGTTGCTACCCGACAATGTTCGCTCAgaatgtattttattgtattccGGCACACCGCCCAACATGTTTGTTTGtagttacacaaatataattaataattatcctTATTCCGACACACCTTCTGACTCCCACTAATCGGGTTCGTGGATTGTGCGTCTCCTTGGAAGCAAACAAGTCTTCTTTTCAGTCAACACTCTCTTCTTTATGCCAGTTGACTACATTTCCGGCTATAGTGAATTTTTAGGGCATTGGAGAACGGAATAGCTGTTTATTAGAATTTTGATATTTGGTCTCGTTCCATTATGTAAATATTAGGGTACTTGGTGTCCAGAGAGCATACTTTGTTGTGGAGAGAACCAGGTTGGAGTGGATCCTCTGCATAGAAGAAAGGGGAGTCTGAACAAAACAggaataacaataaaatagatTGAATATTAGTTAATAATAAATGAGGACTGATTAGCATTATTCTTGGTACGGGAAATAACACAAATAAATTGCGGTCGAGACGCAGTGGAGGATGTCTAGTGGATCGGGTCAACGAAGACAAGCCTGCAAGAAGAGAATGTCAGTGGCGATAGGAAGTGAGATGTACCCGGAAAGTAATAAGAAATGTAAATGTAGGCGACGTGGAGCAAGTGGATGGAGTGGGTAGGAAGGTGAAGTGTGTGTGGAGAGTGTAGTCATTCGCGTACAGGTCGTGGAGGAGTGAGGAGATGAGACTGGACATGTCCAACTACAAGACAGTGCTGCACAACCCGACACTGAGTTACATATTTTTGGGATATGTGCTGAGAAGAGGGAGGGCGAGTGAATTGGTAAATGGTGTGCTCACTCAGCTATTCGCACTCCTCGTGGACTGTTTCACCCATTTCCAGCCTGCACACTTTCCCTACGGACTGCCCGTGCTGgcctaccagatctactcactcTTCCTCCACGAGCACTCCCCCCTCCACATCCTCCACAGTGAGGGGGTGGCCAGGGCACTCGACGAAGGACACCTCGAAGGCCTGTTCGACACTCCATTCGAGGACAACCTCCACTCCCTCACTCCCCAGTTGGCCATGTTCTTCCAGGAGGGTAATCACCCACTCACCTCAGATAGTGACACGTGGGACAAGTATCGGGGCACTGAGTTGACGGATGTCCAGGGACTGTTGGGCAGGTGGTGTGAGGGGGAGGGCGGAGTGGCCGTGGCCATGCACACTCTGTTCATGCTCAAGAAGGTGGGCAGGGTGGGACAGTCAGTGGGACAGTCCAAGGCCCAGTCACTGCGACCCAAACACCCGAAGTACTCGACCCTGTTGAGGAAGGGGCGGAGGACAAGTCACAcgatggtggaggtggaggtgagtAAGGCGGTGTACTGCGGAGTGTGTGGGCGACTGATATGGGGGAATGTGCCGCAGGCGTGGgagtgtttgagtgagtgtgtgtgtgagtgtgcagacTGTGGAGTGTTGGTGGGGCAGAGGTGTGGGGGGCAGAAGTG harbors:
- the LOC115229663 gene encoding Na(+)/H(+) exchange regulatory cofactor NHE-RF3-like, translated to MTEILLNLDACKEGFGFGLIEDEETKSQRISNIVPQSPAEMSGLQEGDKVLMIDKYDINKLSYKKALSKIKKSKKKLRLKILRREGGGVLERVPEGEGTSEEVVVQQCEEGLERVPEGVPEGVRVPESECLDDGIVKENEEVIVEEREEILEGVPEYSARDCEVRAKEGGTFGFTLVMNEDKHLIANVIANSPAADAGVREGDIVVQVNDVNVEKMEHEEVVELIKGREGSVSLLVVDECAYQYFFDRKLTISSECVEHVTNFG
- the LOC115229665 gene encoding uncharacterized protein LOC115229665: MRLDMSNYKTVLHNPTLSYIFLGYVLRRGRASELVNGVLTQLFALLVDCFTHFQPAHFPYGLPVLAYQIYSLFLHEHSPLHILHSEGVARALDEGHLEGLFDTPFEDNLHSLTPQLAMFFQEGNHPLTSDSDTWDKYRGTELTDVQGLLGRWCEGEGGVAVAMHTLFMLKKVGRVGQSVGQSKAQSLRPKHPKYSTLLRKGRRTSHTMVEVEVSKAVYCGVCGRLIWGNVPQAWECLSECVCECADCGVLVGQRCGGQKCSLGGQCGRRKGSGVRVESDSDLEYPGELPSLESVLGSEEYKALNSTSRKVENVLNGV